TCGCTGCGCCGATCGGCGAAGCCGGTCTCGAGGACCGCGTGATCGGTCGTCTCTTCGGCACCGCTTTGGTCACGGCCGATCGTTACTTCGCCGCGCTCATGCGCGTTATTTTCGGCGGCCACACGCCGGAGGATGCCGTTTACCTCGCGGAGCTTCCGCTGCACAGCGAGACAGTCTCGGAAGAGACCAAGCCCGGGAAGGCGGGGAAATCCGCGCCCGCGGCAAAACCGTCGTCGAAAAAACCTGCCCGCCGTCCGCGCAAAGCAAAGCAGCCCCCGAAATCCGACGGCGCGGCTCCCGATCTTTTCAACCCGCCCGCCGGCGAGGGGACCGATCCGGCCAAACGCGACCGCTAAGCGCTTCACCGGGCTTTCCAGACTGACTTGACTAATAACTGGACTAATGCTTGACTTATTTTTGTGCCTTACGAGCCGCAATTCCGCATCACGCCGCGTCTGCTCACGCTGGTCGAGCAGACGGCCTCCTTGCGCGAGCGCATCCAAAGCGCGGCTGTGGAATTGTCGTGGATTCCGGCCCTGCAAAAAGACACGCGCACGCGCAACAGTCACGCTTCCACCGCCATCGAAGGCAATCCTCTGACTCTCGAGCAGGTCCGCGCGCTTGAGGAAGGCCGCGAACTTTCCTCCGTCGAGGCTCGCCCGAAGCGCGAGATCCTCAATTACTTCGCCGGTCTACGTTACGTGGAAAAGCACGCCGGAAAAAAAACCATCCGGCACGAAGATGTCCTCGATCTTCACCGCTTGCTCGCCGGGCGGGTCATGGACCAAGGCGAGGCGGGCCGCTACCGCACGATCCAAGTCCGTGTCGGCCGGCACTTTCCGCCCGCCGCGGCCGATGTCTCGGGGCTGATGTTCGAGTTGCTCGACTGGTGGAACAAAAAAGCATCCGCGCTTTCACCGGTGCTGAGTTCCTCCATCCTCCATTACCAATTCGAGTGGATTCACCCCTTCGCCGACGGCAACGGACGCACCGGCCGCGCTCTCGCCCTGTGGGAGTTGTATCGCCGCGGCTTCGACAGCCATCACATTTTCTCCGTGGACGAATACTATTGGGAAGATCGTCCGGCCTACTACCGCGCCCTCGACGCCGTGCGGAAAGATGGCGGAGATTTGACCGGTTGGTTGGAATACTCCGCCCAAGGACTTTGCCAGACCCTCGATCGCGTTTGGACGCGTGTGCAGTCATACCAAGTGCGATCACCCGGCAAGCTCGTCCTGCGACCGCGGCAGGAACAACTTCTGCGGCTGCTGCGCGATCACGGCAGCATGGCGCCGTCCGAACTATGGTCCGCCCTGCGCATTTCGAAGCAGGGAGCCATGGATCTCCTGCGTCCCTTGCTTGCCGCGGGCTTGGTCGAAAAAATCGGCACAAAAAAAACTGGCCGTTACGCGCTCAAGAAAGCCTGATTTAGGCGTTTTGCCGGACCGCTATTTTTAGCCGATGTCAGCCGGCAGGAATCAATCCGTGTCTATTTGAACGCTTCGCTCAACTCTTCGAGTTGTCTGTTTGCCTTCGGCCATCTCCGCTTCGCTACGGTTCGCTTCGCTCGGCCGATGTTAATCGGTGGCTGGCTTGGATCTTGGATCGGCTTTGCCTTGCTGCATTTGGCCGCTGAAAACTGCCAACTGACTCCTGCCCACTGACCTCTGTCTTTTCGTCTCTTTGTCTCTGGTCCCTGGAGCCCTCCAGCCTCGCCATCAGTCTTTTGGTCTCTTCGTCTTTGGTCTCCAGTCCCTCCAACTTTCCCACGTTCGAACTTCCCACTTTTCACTCCTCCCGCCCACTGCCCACCCCTGCCTACAGCCGGTTATGACACCCTGCAGCCTCGTCCCGCTCGGGCCTATCTGCTAATTTCATCACCATGCCAGAGCAGACTTACCTAGTTTACCTCTTTGCCGTCGGCGGGTTGATCTTCGGGGTCGTGTTGTGCCTGATCCCGGCCCTTGTCTTCCTTTACCGCAAGACCGTGCAAATTGCCGCGCTCTCTGCCGAGAAAAACGCCCTGCAGACCACCATCGCCGCGCGCGATTATGACGAGGTGCGCCTCAAGGAGGCCTTCCACGCCGTCTCCTCCCAAGTCCTGCAGGAGAACAACAAATCTTTCCTTGATCTCGCGCAGCAAAACCTCGGCCAATTCCAGACCGAGGCCAAAGGCGACCTTGCCGCCCGCGAAAAAGCGATTGCCGACCTCCTGAAACCCATCAACGACCAACTCGGCCACTTCAAAGAATCCGTCGCCAAAGCGGTCACCGATGCCGGCGATGAGCGCAAAGCTCTCAAAGTCCAGGTCGAGGAACTCGTCAAATTCAGCAATGCCGTCAGCACCGATGCCAAAAACCTCACTGAAGCCCTCAAAGGATCCAACAAAGTCCAAGGCGACTGGGGCGAGATGATCCTGGAGCATCTGCTTGAAGCCTCCGGCATCCGCAAAGGCATCGGCTTCACCGTCCAGAAGCAATACGAGGACGGCGAAGGCAAAAAAGGCAAACCCGACGTCATCCTCAATCTTCCTGCCGATCGTTGCCTTGTTGTCGACTCGAAGGTCTCCATCGACGCCTACGTCGGCTACGCAGGCACAGACGACCCCACGGAACGTGACGCCCGGCTGAAAGACCACATCCGCTCCATCCGCGCGCACATCGACGGTCTTTACGGGCGCAACTACCAGAAGCTTTACGGCATAAAGGAGACACCCGACTTTGTCGTTATGTTCGTCCCCGTCGAGCCTGCGTTTCTCTTGGCCATCTCGCGCGATGAAAAACTCTTCATGGACGCATGGCACAAGAACGTCCTGCTGGCCAGCCCCTCGACGCTGCTTTACGTGCTGCGCATCGTGGAAAATCTGTGGCGTCAGGAAAAACAGGCCCTCAACTCCCGCGAGATCGCCGAGCGCGGTGCCAAGCTTTATGACAAATTCGTCGGCTTCGCCGTCGACTTCGAGCGCATCGGCAAGTCCCTCGACAGCGCGCGCAAGGCCTACGATGACGCGCACAGTGTCTTGGCTACGGGCTCCGGCAATCTTGTTCGTCAAACCGAGATGCTGCGCGATCTCGGCGTGAAACCCACCAAGAACCTTCCGCCGAAACTCCTCGAGTCCTCCGCCGGGGAGCCTCGATTCCTTCCGGAAGGGGACGAGGAGCAGAAGGTTGCAGTAGCCAATTGACGAATCATCACGCAAGTCTCACACTCCGATCTCAGCCTTCCCACCCCCATGCCCCGCACGAAGTCCGCCGAACCTAAAAAGCCCAAGACCTCGAAGTCTCGCAAGAAGCTCTACGAGCCCGGATCAACTGACCCGTATTCCCTCAGTCGCTCGAAGATCGACCTTTTCCTGAACTGTCCGCGCTGCTTTTACTTGGACCAGAGGCACGGGATCGGACGCGTGTCCGGTCCGCCCTTCACCATCAACAGTGCCATCGATTCCCTACTCAAGAGAGAATTCGACTCCCATCGCATCGCAGGCACGGTGCCGGATGTCCTTGCAGACGCAGGTCTTGATTACGTGCCTTTCCGCCACGAGAAGATCGATGATTGGCGCAATTTCCGCCGCGGAGTTCATGCCTTGCACACCGAAACCATGTTCGATGTCTATGGTGCGCTCGACGACGTGTGGCAAAATCCGGCGACGCAGGAAATTCTCGTTGCCGACTATAAAGCCACCGCCAAGGCGTCCGATGTCGGGATCGATGCCGACTGGCAGATTTCCTACAAGCGGCAGGTCGAGCTCTACCAGTGGCTGCTCAGGGCAAATGGCTTCCGGGTGTCGGAAACGGCTTGGTTCGTTTATGCGAATGGCGATGTCTCGGCCCAGGCGTTCGGCGCTCGCATGGACTTTAGAATCAGCCTCATTCCCTACGCAGGCGATACCGTTTGGATCGAGCCGACTCTGCGTAAAATCGAAGAAACCCTAGAGTCCGACCAACCGCCGGACGCGCCCGAGTCTTGTTCTTGGTGTGAATACCGCAAAAAGACGGCTGGCATCTAAAAACTAAAGACACCTAACCTTAAAAACCCAACGAACCCATATGGCTAAATTCAACCCCGACGACTTTGGTAGCACCATTAGCTACCTCAAACAGCAGTATGAGCGCGAAAAAGGTAATTGGGGTAAAATCGCGGCGATGTTCAACGCTGCAAAAGCTGCCAATGTTCTGGATCCCGGCATCACGCGTGCAGTTTGGGACCAAGCATTAGAACACGCTAAAAAAGAATTTGCGGAGCAAGAAGACGCGGAAAGGTCAGCGGC
This window of the Chthoniobacterales bacterium genome carries:
- a CDS encoding Fic family protein yields the protein MFVPYEPQFRITPRLLTLVEQTASLRERIQSAAVELSWIPALQKDTRTRNSHASTAIEGNPLTLEQVRALEEGRELSSVEARPKREILNYFAGLRYVEKHAGKKTIRHEDVLDLHRLLAGRVMDQGEAGRYRTIQVRVGRHFPPAAADVSGLMFELLDWWNKKASALSPVLSSSILHYQFEWIHPFADGNGRTGRALALWELYRRGFDSHHIFSVDEYYWEDRPAYYRALDAVRKDGGDLTGWLEYSAQGLCQTLDRVWTRVQSYQVRSPGKLVLRPRQEQLLRLLRDHGSMAPSELWSALRISKQGAMDLLRPLLAAGLVEKIGTKKTGRYALKKA
- a CDS encoding DNA recombination protein RmuC yields the protein MPEQTYLVYLFAVGGLIFGVVLCLIPALVFLYRKTVQIAALSAEKNALQTTIAARDYDEVRLKEAFHAVSSQVLQENNKSFLDLAQQNLGQFQTEAKGDLAAREKAIADLLKPINDQLGHFKESVAKAVTDAGDERKALKVQVEELVKFSNAVSTDAKNLTEALKGSNKVQGDWGEMILEHLLEASGIRKGIGFTVQKQYEDGEGKKGKPDVILNLPADRCLVVDSKVSIDAYVGYAGTDDPTERDARLKDHIRSIRAHIDGLYGRNYQKLYGIKETPDFVVMFVPVEPAFLLAISRDEKLFMDAWHKNVLLASPSTLLYVLRIVENLWRQEKQALNSREIAERGAKLYDKFVGFAVDFERIGKSLDSARKAYDDAHSVLATGSGNLVRQTEMLRDLGVKPTKNLPPKLLESSAGEPRFLPEGDEEQKVAVAN
- a CDS encoding PD-(D/E)XK nuclease family protein, with the protein product MPRTKSAEPKKPKTSKSRKKLYEPGSTDPYSLSRSKIDLFLNCPRCFYLDQRHGIGRVSGPPFTINSAIDSLLKREFDSHRIAGTVPDVLADAGLDYVPFRHEKIDDWRNFRRGVHALHTETMFDVYGALDDVWQNPATQEILVADYKATAKASDVGIDADWQISYKRQVELYQWLLRANGFRVSETAWFVYANGDVSAQAFGARMDFRISLIPYAGDTVWIEPTLRKIEETLESDQPPDAPESCSWCEYRKKTAGI